One Helicobacter suis HS1 genomic window, GGTTATCCTCTGTTTCGCACACCAAGCACAAGAAATAATCGCCTAGATTATCTCTTTTAATGGTTAAGGTCTTGGGTTTGCCTGCAAGGTCGTAGGTTTTGACAAACTTAAAGCGATAGCCATTAAAAGAGATAATGTTGTTTTGGATTTTATAACCTGTTCCCCCCTTAAATGTGAAAGATTGGTATAAAGCCACCTTTTTAAATCTAGGCGGTCTGCCTTGTTTCTTAAAAAACTTTTTATAAGCCTTGTCTATCCTCCCTACTAGCTCTTGCAAGGTTTGAGAGCCTAGAGTTTTCAAAAAAGCAAAGCGTGCTGTTCTCTTTAGTTTAGTGATATGCTTTTGCAAGGTATAAAGCTTTAAATGCTTTTTAAAAAGTCTATAATACCGCTTATGCAAAGCGATACAATGATTGTAGCAAATGCCATAAAGACGCAAGAGTCTGTCTATCTGCTTGTTCTTGCTTGAATTGTAGAGTTTCTGCTTGTAGGCGATTAACATAGTCTTTCCACTTGTTTTTTTGCTTGGGTCTTTCAGAGTTTTGCTGGTTGGCGATGTATTGCTTGATCACTTCCAAAGGCGCACCCCCCACAGAAGAAATAAAACAAGAGTTTGTCCATAGTGTAGGTAGTCTTGTTCTCAAATGTGCAAACTCTTGTCTTAAAAGCCGACTACTCCTGCCCTTAGCCGTCCTAATAAACTTCATCACCCCAAAGCTAGGATCAACTTCTGCCAAAATATGGATATGATCCTTATCTGTTTCCATCTCCAAAATCTCTACTTCTAGCTCTTGCGCCACTTCCAAAATGATTTGTTTTAACCTTACTTCTACCTGATCTACAAGGACTTTTCGTCTATATTATTTAGGACACCATACAATGTGGTATTTGCAAGAATAGACAATATTATTATTACTTTTGTATTGGATAGTGGCTTTCATACAAAGTATTATACAAGATTATATTAACTAATACCCTAAAGTAGCTATTCTTTATTATGCTCTAAAGAGCATGCACCTTATATCCCCATAGCTAAAGCTAGGGGCTTTACGGCGTGGTTGGTAATTAAAATAGACAGCCAAGATCGGTTAGTTTGCACATTTTTTTAGACTATGGCTAATTTTACTTGGCAGGTGTTTATATTCTCAAAGTTTTTCTATTCAGCCACCTTTTTTAAAACTCTCCGGCAGAAATCCCACTCGTCTTTAGCGGGTGGGATGAATGCCACTAATTTGTGGTATAATGTCCCCATACATTCGTATCTACGGCAGGAAGTATCGGAAGTTACGCCTTTGGAGATATGATGTGTGAGACCTGTAGGGAATGCGTTGGAGCTCAAACTCTGTAAAATCCCTACTATAGGGACACAGAGTGAGAACCAAACTCTCCCTACGGGCAACATCAGCCTAGGAAGCCCAAATGTCTTTAGCATTTGGGCACTTCACCATCTCGAGTATTTTAAGCCTCTAAATATTCCCACCTCCAGCTTTCCAACTTACACTTTTGAGCGCTTCAGTGGCTATCTTTGCTTTGTACTTCTCTGCTAATTTATTAAAAACTAAGAACTTATGAATACCCCTTTTAGGGCGGTGATTTTGCATTTGGTGATTTTGTTAAAGCATGTTAGGATAGCGCAAAAAAGGTAATACGATAATGCCAGAAGATCGATTTTTAGTGCTCAAACTCATTGTTAAAAGGTCTTTTAAAAAAGATCGCATAAGATGTCTTAAAAATAAGAAAATCACAGAAGATAAACTCAGTGCTATGATTTCTAAACTCCAAGAACAAACTCCATTAGAAGTAAAACATAAAAACCATGTTCTAAAACAATGGAAAAACTGTAAAGAATGCCATATCGAACCAGATCTGCTACTACTCTATCAAATACAAAATGATACACTTATTTTAAGTAAGGCTGTGTACACATAGTGAGTTGTTCTAGGAGGCGGTTTTTCTAGTATCACATTCAAAAAATCTAACACCAAAACCTTGATAGAGGCGCAAGTAAGATTATTTTTTTGAAAAAATAAAAAGTTTAATTTTTGAGGTTTAATTATTTCAACAAAAAATTCTAATAACTGGTCTGATTCAAGTGTCCTTGATAAAATCAGGGTTGGCTATGGCCATTTTATCAGCCACCCTTTGGGAAAACTGCGGGTGAGGAATCCGTAAATCTAGCATTCCACAATAACCGTAAATTTCTATGCAACGCCCAAAACCATGAGAGGTTTGTAAAAGCGCTTCAACTTTGGGATGATAGATAACATGGTAATTAGCGTTCATGTACTCAGGATAGGGCACAAAGCGCTTGAGAGTGTTGGCATTACTAATGACAAAAACAGGTCCTAGACCCAAAGCCACACTAAAATGAGGGATTGCCGTTTCATTGGAGACAATAAAGGATGCTTTAGAGAGCACATGAAAGAGTTCAATCCAAGTGGTCTTGCCCGCTAAATTAATTGCCTCAGGAACACTGTCTATAATCTGCAGGGCATCTAAGACTTCCTTTTTGGACCCACATAGCACAATTGAGAATGCAGGAGAGATTTTTTTGCTAGGGCAACCCAAGAAGCAAGAGCCCACTTTCTCCTTGGATCGGATGCACCTAAAAAGAAGACACCATAGCTCATTGGCAAAGAGAGAGAGTTATTAGCTGGCAATGTAGGGAGATGGAGTTGGATTTCTGTAAGGGGTCGTTGCAATAATTGGCTAAAAAACTCTTTATTGCGCTCAAATTCAAACAGCTCCTCCGGAGTGGTGTCTAATAAAGTGGTGTAGGCCATGTCGCACGGCCTTAGATTCTCTGTAGCTTTATGCCATTGTCTGGTTAACTCAAGTCCCTTAGAGCCAATTTTATGTTGGGCATGGATAAGCCTGACCAAATAGTCATCTCTGTGAGGAAAGCGGTGGTATGTAGGGACAATCACAATTTCATAGCCTTGCTGGTTTAATAAATACAGCATCTTGGGGCGATAAAATAAGGCGTATACCCGATACCACTTGTGCATATCCACGGGTATGATGTGATCCACACAAGATCTATCATAAGCATGGACAATTTCTAAGAAGTCTGCATTACACAAAAAAGTGATCTCATAACCAGCATAAGCTTCTCTTAGAGGTTGTAAAAAATTTCTGAACAATACATAATCGCCTATTGCATCAAGCTTGATCAACAGCAAGGTTTTTGGGCGAATTCTTGGCTTTTTGATTTTGTGCAAAACCCACACCATAGCAAAACTCAAGAGGAAAAATACTTTTTCTGCTAATTGACACAGATAATACCATATTTTAAAAAGTATTCTAAGAAAAACTTCCAAATTACACTCCCTTATAAATTTAATTTAGACTGAAAACACCACGCGGTTACTTTTTAGCGCTAAATCTTGCACACTCAAAGACACACCTAAACTCCAGCTAGTTATAAATAGAAAGCATGGTTAATTACACAAACCCTAGCATCTCATCAATAATCTCCATATGCCTTTGCATGTTCTTGTGAGAATCAAATTTTTTAACACGCTCTAAGCCATTTTTGATGCATTGCTCTCTTAGTTCTTTATCTGTGAGGGCTTTTTCCAATTGCTTTGCAATGTCTTGGACATTATAAGGATCGCAGTAAACCCCTGCATCCCCTAGAATTTCTGGCATGCAAGAGACATTGCTAGCCAACACCACGCACCCAGCCTGCATGGCCTCTAGCATGGGCCAACCAAAACCTTCAGCCAGACTTCCCCACCACAAAACACGGGCATGGGCATAAAGAGTGCGCAACAAAGAATCAGAGACGTAACCTAGACTAATGATAAAACTATGTGGTTTTATCCCACAATGCTCTATCCCCACACATGAACCCGCTTTTATACCCGGTCCTGTGAACACCACTTTATAGCGCTGCTGTATTTCCTGTGGCAATAATTGGAACGCTTCTACTAGTCTTTTCACATTCTTGCGTGCTGATCCAGCACCAACTGCTAAAATAAACTCTCCTAGATAAGGTGATAGATTTGCAGGAGTGGTATCTTTATAATCTCTAAGCCCATGGTAGATGACATGTACCTTAGAATTGGGAAATCCAAATGTTTTAAGAATGTCTGCTCTGACATGCTCGCTAAAACAAACCACTGAGTCATAGGTAGACATTCTGGGCTGAACATAGTATTCCCAACGGGCTTTATCATCTTTAGACATTAACCAGCTTTGTGGATCGCATAAGGGTAAATCGTGGATAGCTCCTAAGATTTTCTTAGCCCTAAGAGGGACAGTCATAAACCCCGGTTCAATATAGAGGTCAAAAGTCTCATTACAAAGGGCCTCGCAACGCTTTACAAACAAAAACCCCATACCATAACGATACTTCAAAAAATAAAATCCCTGTGGTAATGATTCTTTAATGATTTTTTTAACAGAGCGATAAATTTTACCCAGAATGCGCCTCAAAATGTGTGGCTTGGCATGTTGGGTTAATTTTTCAGAAACGCGATTAGTGTCTTGCAGGGGATGTTGCTGCTCAAATTCTGTGAGACTATCAAAAAACACAGGGCCACTAAAAAACGCAGAACTACCAAAAAATGCGAGATTATAAAGCTTGTCTTGGGCAACAAGCTTGATTGTTATATCATCTCTATTTTCAAAATGCTTCTCTAAAGATTGAACTAAATTCAGAGTATAGTACCCAAGACCTGTCAGATCTTCTAAAAGGACGGTTACATCGATTACAATCTTTTTCAAAAAAACACTACCCCCGATTTAGACTAC contains:
- a CDS encoding type II toxin-antitoxin system YafQ family toxin, with amino-acid sequence MPEDRFLVLKLIVKRSFKKDRIRCLKNKKITEDKLSAMISKLQEQTPLEVKHKNHVLKQWKNCKECHIEPDLLLLYQIQNDTLILSKAVYT
- a CDS encoding glycosyltransferase family 9 protein, producing MLCGSKKEVLDALQIIDSVPEAINLAGKTTWIELFHVLSKASFIVSNETAIPHFSVALGLGPVFVISNANTLKRFVPYPEYMNANYHVIYHPKVEALLQTSHGFGRCIEIYGYCGMLDLRIPHPQFSQRVADKMAIANPDFIKDT
- a CDS encoding glycosyltransferase family 9 protein encodes the protein MEVFLRILFKIWYYLCQLAEKVFFLLSFAMVWVLHKIKKPRIRPKTLLLIKLDAIGDYVLFRNFLQPLREAYAGYEITFLCNADFLEIVHAYDRSCVDHIIPVDMHKWYRVYALFYRPKMLYLLNQQGYEIVIVPTYHRFPHRDDYLVRLIHAQHKIGSKGLELTRQWHKATENLRPCDMAYTTLLDTTPEELFEFERNKEFFSQLLQRPLTEIQLHLPTLPANNSLSLPMSYGVFFLGASDPRRKWALASWVALAKKSLLHSQLCYVGPKRKS
- a CDS encoding glycosyltransferase family 4 protein, whose amino-acid sequence is MKKIVIDVTVLLEDLTGLGYYTLNLVQSLEKHFENRDDITIKLVAQDKLYNLAFFGSSAFFSGPVFFDSLTEFEQQHPLQDTNRVSEKLTQHAKPHILRRILGKIYRSVKKIIKESLPQGFYFLKYRYGMGFLFVKRCEALCNETFDLYIEPGFMTVPLRAKKILGAIHDLPLCDPQSWLMSKDDKARWEYYVQPRMSTYDSVVCFSEHVRADILKTFGFPNSKVHVIYHGLRDYKDTTPANLSPYLGEFILAVGAGSARKNVKRLVEAFQLLPQEIQQRYKVVFTGPGIKAGSCVGIEHCGIKPHSFIISLGYVSDSLLRTLYAHARVLWWGSLAEGFGWPMLEAMQAGCVVLASNVSCMPEILGDAGVYCDPYNVQDIAKQLEKALTDKELREQCIKNGLERVKKFDSHKNMQRHMEIIDEMLGFV